The following coding sequences are from one Ooceraea biroi isolate clonal line C1 chromosome 5, Obir_v5.4, whole genome shotgun sequence window:
- the LOC105287764 gene encoding diacylglycerol kinase eta isoform X1, which produces MEECLNTLRMEMESPALGIPGAADLLGGNHQWDTTNHTRPTYCNVCKDALHGVTSHGLSCEVCKYKVHKRCYLKALNNCKWTTLASIGKDIIEDQDGNITMPHQWMEGNLPVSSKCSVCEKTCGSVLRLQDWRCLWCRATIHTACRPAISIRCPLGSVKLSVVPPTALHSIGSDEAWEAVRPTGCSPLLVFVNSKSGDNQGFKFLRRFKQILNPAQVFDLMKGGPGPGLRLFRHFDPFRILVCSGDGSIGWVLSEIDRLGMHNQCRVGVLPLGTGNDLSRVLGWGSSCDDDTHLPQLLERYEKASIKMLDRWSIMTFERGISLSCHRMTLHRSDSILKAHQYEDSVLAHITNILQSDQESVVICSAKVLCETIKDFATHILDASLNTGDQQLGEKCEVLQQKLDLLLEILLSKEEKRKNEESCLAANAADKTVDVDALKTETLSNIQEAVEKPEKELTNLQSLNRRKSYVERDTVISRANSLKRAFKRLVEHRDSLVDEQNPLDEKQDVKTSNIHHISIMSDDTPINNMTNRVDNINLMPPAEPGSNIEISPCPSPISNVVFSIPVPDIRRDSQPEELLTLPAPDGFADSRRNSENIPQGIFETSVAQSNTENQQEVLVISNEDFPSPESAQVEGAPSDTPITQISVIIEPPSPSLSIESHQKLNLNYKLDHVYNPYDARWLNPNLDPHDKLYCKSSSTERLSVELPEPGFSPQATRRISSGSLLKASEVVSLASAARADSSNINFRSERAKSIDKTEGVKKLPIINPLVRLPMWPNVSGGAGLISQALLANADTLCAAVSPLMDPDESSMEGYTERCVMNNYFGIGIDAKITLEFHNKREEHPEKFRSRAKNYMWYGVLGSKEWLQKSYKNLEQRVQLECDGQRIPLPSLQGIVVLNIPSFMGGTNFWGRTKEGDIFLEPSFDDRVLEVVAVFGPAQMAASRVINLQHHRIAQCQTVQITILGEEGVPVQVDGEAWVQTPGIIRIVHKNRMQMLYRNRALETSLRAWEEKQRNTISAVTQSTSTLSNTSQSQSRAQLQACSKSPQLNDEELNILFSFIEAVTTLVKWVKLLIISDPSLEIDLYQVASRTANALEQVHPDGKILQGMSLRPMVTELVSSARQLYEESCELLRDKAHNLKLRDNLENKLSMSLASMEQELRKCTFDEGGTGLVYLQNVPTDDQGDKKNRHRGLFWLKFRRPAGHAGVGHAMRDQIATWSVQEVCTWLENLQLEEYAEKFASHDIRGRELLALTRRDLKELGITKVGHVKRILQAIDDLNH; this is translated from the exons ATGGAGGAGTGCTTGAATACGCTGAGGATGGAGATGGAAAGTCCTGCTCTGGGTATTCCTGGAGCTGCTGACTTGCTGGGAGGTAACCATCAGTGGGATACGACTAACCACACCAGACCTACTTACTGCAATGTGTGCAAGGATGCTCTGCACG GTGTCACTTCTCATGGCTTAAGTTGTGAAGTATGCAAATACAAGGTACACAAAAGATGTTACCTCAAAGCGTTGAATAACTGCAAATGGACCACTTTAGCATCCATTGGGAAAGACATCATCGAGGACCAAGATGGG AACATCACAATGCCGCATCAGTGGATGGAGGGAAATTTGCCAGTGTCCTCCAAATGTTCTGTCTGCGAAAAGACATGTGGTTCTGTACTTAG GCTTCAAGATTGGCGGTGTCTGTGGTGCAGGGCGACGATACACACGGCGTGCCGACCCGCTATAAGTATTAGGTGTCCACTAGGATCAGTTAAACTCAGTGTAGTGCCTCCTACGGCTTTACATAGTATAG GTAGCGACGAAGCTTGGGAAGCTGTCAGACCTACAGGATGCAGTCCACTTCTAGTATTTGTAAATAGTAAATCTGGTGACAATCAAGGTTTCAAATTTCTTAGAAGATTTAAGCAGATATTGAATCCGGCACAAGTGTTCGATCTCATGAAAGGCGGCCCAGGACCGGG ATTAAGATTGTTCCGTCACTTCGATCCGTTCCGGATTTTAGTGTGCAGTGGAGATGGATCCATAGGATGGGTGCTTTCGGAAATTGATCGGCTTGGAATGCAC AATCAATGTCGGGTTGGAGTACTACCCTTAGGAACGGGGAATGATCTGTCTCGCGTGCTGGGCTGGGGCTCGTCATGCGATGACGACACGCATTTACCTCAGCTGCTTGAAAGATACGAAAAGGCGAGCATAAAAATGCTGGATCGCTGGAGCATCATGACGTTCGAGCGTGGGATATCTCTGTCGTGTCACAGAATGACTCTCCATCGATCCGACTCGATTCTAAAAGCACACCAGTACGAGGATAGTGTTCTTGCTCACATAACAAACATTTTGCAGTCCGATCAGGAGAGCGTAGTTATATGCAGTGCCAA AGTTTTATGTGAAACGATAAAAGATTTCGCGACGCACATACTAGACGCGAGTCTAAACACAGGGGACCAACAGCTAGGAGAAAAGTGCGAAGTACTTCAGCAGAAGCTCGACCTATTATTAGAGATATTATTGTCtaaggaagagaagaggaagaatgAAGAGAGCTGTCTAGCCGCGAACGCGGCGGACAAAACCGTTGACGTTGACGCTTTAAAAACTGAAACATTAAGCAATATTCAAGAAGCAGTGGAGAAGCCGGAGAAAGAATTGACGAATTTACAAAGTCTCAATAGAAGGAAGTCTTACGTCGAACGAGATACTGTGATATCAAG AGCAAATAGTTTAAAAAGAGCCTTTAAAAGATTGGTGGAACACAGGGACTCACTTGTCGACGAGCAAAATCCTTTGGACGAGAAACAAGACGTCAAGACGTCAAACATCCATCATATATCTATCATGTCCGATGATACCCCGATAAATAATATGACAA ATCGAGTTgacaacattaatttaatgccACCTGCAGAACCCGGTAGTAATATCGAGATTTCACCTTGCCCAAGTCCCATCTCCAACGTGGTATTTTCAATCCCAGTGCCGGATATAAGGAGGGACTCGCAACCCGAGGAACTGCTGACCCTCCCTGCACCCGACGGTTTTGCCGACAGCAGGCGAAACAGCGAAAACATTCCACAGGG GATTTTTGAAACGTCTGTAGCACAAAGTAACACCGAGAACCAGCAAGAAGTATTAGTAATTTCCAACGAGGATTTCCCATCGCCGGAATCTGCGCAGGTAGAAGGAGCTCCCTCCGACACCCCGATAACTCAGATTAGCGTTATCATTGAACCGCCGAGTCCGTCGTTGTCTATCGAAAGCCATCAGAAACTTAATTTAAACTATAAATTGGATCATGTGTATAATCCGTACGACGCCAGATGGTTGAATCCAAACCTGGATCCGCACGACAAGCTATATTGTAAGAGCAGTAGTACAGAGAGAC TGAGCGTGGAACTGCCCGAACCGGGCTTCTCGCCGCAAGCGACGCGACGTATCAGCAGCGGCAGTTTGCTGAAGGCGTCGGAGGTTGTGTCGCTGGCCAGTGCTGCACGCGCGGATAGTTCGAACATAAATTTTCGCAGTGAAAGGGCAAAATCTATCGACAAGACGGAGGGTGTAAAAAAGCTGCCGATAATAAATCCTCTTGTTCGATTGCCTATGTGGCCAA ATGTAAGTGGCGGAGCCGGTCTCATCTCCCAAGCGTTGCTGGCGAATGCGGATACTCTGTGTGCAGCAGTGTCACCGTTAATGGACCCGGACGAGTCGTCGAT ggAAGGTTACACAGAACGGTGCGTAATGAACAATTATTTCGGAATTGGCATAGACGCGAAAATCACTCTGGAGTTTCACAATAAGAGGGAGGAGCATCCTGAAAAGTTTCGGTCGCGCGCTAAGAATTACATGTGGTACGGCGTCTTGGGGTCGAAAGAGTGGCTGCAGAAGAGCTACAAGAATCTCGAGCAGAGAGTTCAATTGGAGTGCGACGGCCAGAGGATACCGTTGCCCTCCTTGCAGGGGATCGTCGTATTGAACATACCAAG TTTTATGGGCGGCACGAACTTCTGGGGTAGGACGAAAGAGggagatatatttttagaacCGTCGTTCGACGATCGCGTATTAGAGGTGGTCGCGGTGTTCGGTCCTGCCCAGATGGCCGCCTCGCGAGTCATTAACTTGCAGCATCACAGAATAGCTCAGTGCCAGACGGTTCAGATTACGATCTTGGGGGAGGAGGGTGTCCCTGTGCAGGTGGACGGTGAAGCCTGGGTTCAAACCCCGGGCATTATAAGGATTGTTCACAAGAATCGCATGCAGATGCTTTATAGAAATAGG GCGCTTGAGACCTCGCTGAGAGCATGGGAGGAAAAGCAACGCAATACGATAAGTGCCGTAACACAATCTACTTCTACTCTAAGCAATACGTCACAATCACAATCTAGAGCACAATTGCAAGCGTGTAGTAAATCGCCTCAATTAAACGACGAGGaacttaacattttattcagtTTTATCGAAGCCGTAACGACCTTGGTGAAGTGGGTAAAATTGCTGATTATATCGGATCCAAGCCTAGAAATCGATCTGTATCAAGTCGCTTCGCGAACGGCGAACGCGCTTGAGCAAGTACATCCGGACGGTAAAATCTTGCAAGGG ATGAGCTTGAGACCGATGGTGACGGAGTTGGTATCAAGTGCACGACAACTGTATGAAGAATCTTGCGAGTTGCTGCGTGACAAAGCCCACAATTTg AAACTACGAGACAATTTGGAAAACAAATTGTCCATGTCGCTGGCTAGCATGGAACAGGAATTACGAAAGTGTACCTTCGACGAAGGAGGTACAGGGCTAGTTTACTTGCAGAACGTACCCACGGACGATCAG ggagataaaaaaaatcgtCATCGAGGCTTATTCTGGTTAAAGTTTCGTCGCCCCGCCGGCCACGCGGGTGTGGGCCACGCGATGCGAGATCAGATCGCCACGTGGAGTGTGCAGGAGGTGTGCACCTGGTTAGAGAATCTGCAGCTGGAAGAGTACGCTGAGAAATTCGCGTCTCACGACATACGCGGTAGAGAGTTGTTAGCGCTGACCCGCCGCGATTTGAAAGAGCTGGGCATCACCAAGGTGGGACACGTTAAACGCATCTTGCAAGCCATCGATGATCTCAACCATTGA
- the LOC105287764 gene encoding diacylglycerol kinase eta isoform X2, with translation MEECLNTLRMEMESPALGIPGAADLLGGNHQWDTTNHTRPTYCNVCKDALHGVTSHGLSCEVCKYKVHKRCYLKALNNCKWTTLASIGKDIIEDQDGNITMPHQWMEGNLPVSSKCSVCEKTCGSVLRLQDWRCLWCRATIHTACRPAISIRCPLGSVKLSVVPPTALHSIGSDEAWEAVRPTGCSPLLVFVNSKSGDNQGFKFLRRFKQILNPAQVFDLMKGGPGPGLRLFRHFDPFRILVCSGDGSIGWVLSEIDRLGMHNQCRVGVLPLGTGNDLSRVLGWGSSCDDDTHLPQLLERYEKASIKMLDRWSIMTFERGISLSCHRMTLHRSDSILKAHQYEDSVLAHITNILQSDQESVVICSAKVLCETIKDFATHILDASLNTGDQQLGEKCEVLQQKLDLLLEILLSKEEKRKNEESCLAANAADKTVDVDALKTETLSNIQEAVEKPEKELTNLQSLNRRKSYVERDTVISRANSLKRAFKRLVEHRDSLVDEQNPLDEKQDVKTSNIHHISIMSDDTPINNMTNRVDNINLMPPAEPGSNIEISPCPSPISNVVFSIPVPDIRRDSQPEELLTLPAPDGFADSRRNSENIPQGIFETSVAQSNTENQQEVLVISNEDFPSPESAQVEGAPSDTPITQISVIIEPPSPSLSIESHQKLNLNYKLDHVYNPYDARWLNPNLDPHDKLYLSVELPEPGFSPQATRRISSGSLLKASEVVSLASAARADSSNINFRSERAKSIDKTEGVKKLPIINPLVRLPMWPNVSGGAGLISQALLANADTLCAAVSPLMDPDESSMEGYTERCVMNNYFGIGIDAKITLEFHNKREEHPEKFRSRAKNYMWYGVLGSKEWLQKSYKNLEQRVQLECDGQRIPLPSLQGIVVLNIPSFMGGTNFWGRTKEGDIFLEPSFDDRVLEVVAVFGPAQMAASRVINLQHHRIAQCQTVQITILGEEGVPVQVDGEAWVQTPGIIRIVHKNRMQMLYRNRALETSLRAWEEKQRNTISAVTQSTSTLSNTSQSQSRAQLQACSKSPQLNDEELNILFSFIEAVTTLVKWVKLLIISDPSLEIDLYQVASRTANALEQVHPDGKILQGMSLRPMVTELVSSARQLYEESCELLRDKAHNLKLRDNLENKLSMSLASMEQELRKCTFDEGGTGLVYLQNVPTDDQGDKKNRHRGLFWLKFRRPAGHAGVGHAMRDQIATWSVQEVCTWLENLQLEEYAEKFASHDIRGRELLALTRRDLKELGITKVGHVKRILQAIDDLNH, from the exons ATGGAGGAGTGCTTGAATACGCTGAGGATGGAGATGGAAAGTCCTGCTCTGGGTATTCCTGGAGCTGCTGACTTGCTGGGAGGTAACCATCAGTGGGATACGACTAACCACACCAGACCTACTTACTGCAATGTGTGCAAGGATGCTCTGCACG GTGTCACTTCTCATGGCTTAAGTTGTGAAGTATGCAAATACAAGGTACACAAAAGATGTTACCTCAAAGCGTTGAATAACTGCAAATGGACCACTTTAGCATCCATTGGGAAAGACATCATCGAGGACCAAGATGGG AACATCACAATGCCGCATCAGTGGATGGAGGGAAATTTGCCAGTGTCCTCCAAATGTTCTGTCTGCGAAAAGACATGTGGTTCTGTACTTAG GCTTCAAGATTGGCGGTGTCTGTGGTGCAGGGCGACGATACACACGGCGTGCCGACCCGCTATAAGTATTAGGTGTCCACTAGGATCAGTTAAACTCAGTGTAGTGCCTCCTACGGCTTTACATAGTATAG GTAGCGACGAAGCTTGGGAAGCTGTCAGACCTACAGGATGCAGTCCACTTCTAGTATTTGTAAATAGTAAATCTGGTGACAATCAAGGTTTCAAATTTCTTAGAAGATTTAAGCAGATATTGAATCCGGCACAAGTGTTCGATCTCATGAAAGGCGGCCCAGGACCGGG ATTAAGATTGTTCCGTCACTTCGATCCGTTCCGGATTTTAGTGTGCAGTGGAGATGGATCCATAGGATGGGTGCTTTCGGAAATTGATCGGCTTGGAATGCAC AATCAATGTCGGGTTGGAGTACTACCCTTAGGAACGGGGAATGATCTGTCTCGCGTGCTGGGCTGGGGCTCGTCATGCGATGACGACACGCATTTACCTCAGCTGCTTGAAAGATACGAAAAGGCGAGCATAAAAATGCTGGATCGCTGGAGCATCATGACGTTCGAGCGTGGGATATCTCTGTCGTGTCACAGAATGACTCTCCATCGATCCGACTCGATTCTAAAAGCACACCAGTACGAGGATAGTGTTCTTGCTCACATAACAAACATTTTGCAGTCCGATCAGGAGAGCGTAGTTATATGCAGTGCCAA AGTTTTATGTGAAACGATAAAAGATTTCGCGACGCACATACTAGACGCGAGTCTAAACACAGGGGACCAACAGCTAGGAGAAAAGTGCGAAGTACTTCAGCAGAAGCTCGACCTATTATTAGAGATATTATTGTCtaaggaagagaagaggaagaatgAAGAGAGCTGTCTAGCCGCGAACGCGGCGGACAAAACCGTTGACGTTGACGCTTTAAAAACTGAAACATTAAGCAATATTCAAGAAGCAGTGGAGAAGCCGGAGAAAGAATTGACGAATTTACAAAGTCTCAATAGAAGGAAGTCTTACGTCGAACGAGATACTGTGATATCAAG AGCAAATAGTTTAAAAAGAGCCTTTAAAAGATTGGTGGAACACAGGGACTCACTTGTCGACGAGCAAAATCCTTTGGACGAGAAACAAGACGTCAAGACGTCAAACATCCATCATATATCTATCATGTCCGATGATACCCCGATAAATAATATGACAA ATCGAGTTgacaacattaatttaatgccACCTGCAGAACCCGGTAGTAATATCGAGATTTCACCTTGCCCAAGTCCCATCTCCAACGTGGTATTTTCAATCCCAGTGCCGGATATAAGGAGGGACTCGCAACCCGAGGAACTGCTGACCCTCCCTGCACCCGACGGTTTTGCCGACAGCAGGCGAAACAGCGAAAACATTCCACAGGG GATTTTTGAAACGTCTGTAGCACAAAGTAACACCGAGAACCAGCAAGAAGTATTAGTAATTTCCAACGAGGATTTCCCATCGCCGGAATCTGCGCAGGTAGAAGGAGCTCCCTCCGACACCCCGATAACTCAGATTAGCGTTATCATTGAACCGCCGAGTCCGTCGTTGTCTATCGAAAGCCATCAGAAACTTAATTTAAACTATAAATTGGATCATGTGTATAATCCGTACGACGCCAGATGGTTGAATCCAAACCTGGATCCGCACGACAAGCTATATT TGAGCGTGGAACTGCCCGAACCGGGCTTCTCGCCGCAAGCGACGCGACGTATCAGCAGCGGCAGTTTGCTGAAGGCGTCGGAGGTTGTGTCGCTGGCCAGTGCTGCACGCGCGGATAGTTCGAACATAAATTTTCGCAGTGAAAGGGCAAAATCTATCGACAAGACGGAGGGTGTAAAAAAGCTGCCGATAATAAATCCTCTTGTTCGATTGCCTATGTGGCCAA ATGTAAGTGGCGGAGCCGGTCTCATCTCCCAAGCGTTGCTGGCGAATGCGGATACTCTGTGTGCAGCAGTGTCACCGTTAATGGACCCGGACGAGTCGTCGAT ggAAGGTTACACAGAACGGTGCGTAATGAACAATTATTTCGGAATTGGCATAGACGCGAAAATCACTCTGGAGTTTCACAATAAGAGGGAGGAGCATCCTGAAAAGTTTCGGTCGCGCGCTAAGAATTACATGTGGTACGGCGTCTTGGGGTCGAAAGAGTGGCTGCAGAAGAGCTACAAGAATCTCGAGCAGAGAGTTCAATTGGAGTGCGACGGCCAGAGGATACCGTTGCCCTCCTTGCAGGGGATCGTCGTATTGAACATACCAAG TTTTATGGGCGGCACGAACTTCTGGGGTAGGACGAAAGAGggagatatatttttagaacCGTCGTTCGACGATCGCGTATTAGAGGTGGTCGCGGTGTTCGGTCCTGCCCAGATGGCCGCCTCGCGAGTCATTAACTTGCAGCATCACAGAATAGCTCAGTGCCAGACGGTTCAGATTACGATCTTGGGGGAGGAGGGTGTCCCTGTGCAGGTGGACGGTGAAGCCTGGGTTCAAACCCCGGGCATTATAAGGATTGTTCACAAGAATCGCATGCAGATGCTTTATAGAAATAGG GCGCTTGAGACCTCGCTGAGAGCATGGGAGGAAAAGCAACGCAATACGATAAGTGCCGTAACACAATCTACTTCTACTCTAAGCAATACGTCACAATCACAATCTAGAGCACAATTGCAAGCGTGTAGTAAATCGCCTCAATTAAACGACGAGGaacttaacattttattcagtTTTATCGAAGCCGTAACGACCTTGGTGAAGTGGGTAAAATTGCTGATTATATCGGATCCAAGCCTAGAAATCGATCTGTATCAAGTCGCTTCGCGAACGGCGAACGCGCTTGAGCAAGTACATCCGGACGGTAAAATCTTGCAAGGG ATGAGCTTGAGACCGATGGTGACGGAGTTGGTATCAAGTGCACGACAACTGTATGAAGAATCTTGCGAGTTGCTGCGTGACAAAGCCCACAATTTg AAACTACGAGACAATTTGGAAAACAAATTGTCCATGTCGCTGGCTAGCATGGAACAGGAATTACGAAAGTGTACCTTCGACGAAGGAGGTACAGGGCTAGTTTACTTGCAGAACGTACCCACGGACGATCAG ggagataaaaaaaatcgtCATCGAGGCTTATTCTGGTTAAAGTTTCGTCGCCCCGCCGGCCACGCGGGTGTGGGCCACGCGATGCGAGATCAGATCGCCACGTGGAGTGTGCAGGAGGTGTGCACCTGGTTAGAGAATCTGCAGCTGGAAGAGTACGCTGAGAAATTCGCGTCTCACGACATACGCGGTAGAGAGTTGTTAGCGCTGACCCGCCGCGATTTGAAAGAGCTGGGCATCACCAAGGTGGGACACGTTAAACGCATCTTGCAAGCCATCGATGATCTCAACCATTGA